In Calliopsis andreniformis isolate RMS-2024a chromosome 9, iyCalAndr_principal, whole genome shotgun sequence, the genomic window CATACATGCACACACGGAACATACATTCTCTCTCCTCAAAGCATTCAGTATACATTAACAGTTATACATATACATCGAGCAGAATGGCTTACACGCCATTTCGATCGTAAGACTAGCTGAGGCCTGTACTAATGTGGACTGTGCTAATTAAGGAATTCAGAGCAGAAAAGTTCTTATAATAAGCATCTTTCGCTAAACAAGGATATTCACTATATATAAAAGCACAGTACATGTAaaggcctctatcctcaatttcattgtatcatttctttctttttttcttcttaCCAAGAAACTTGGCTCGTTCATTCAAAATATTCTCTGCATATGAATCGAGTTTTACGTGTGCCGCGAGGCATATATCAAACATTAATATCATGTTCGCATATAGAACAGCGAGAATATTTTCATTGATCACGCATGGATGTCGTACAATTATCAAATACATCCTAAATACTTTCATTCACGCCTCCCCTGCATACGCGTATCCCATGAGGACGAGGGTAGCAATACGTATTTAGCAAGAAACTATATATTTAGAATAACAATTGTAATGATAATGCATGATTTTCTCCATATCATCGGACAAGGACAACGAGATAAATTAAGTCTGTATTACGGGAacgaataaattgtaaaatatAGAATTATAGCTTGCCCAGAAGTTACGTTATTGATCAGTATGGGAAGAAGGAGCAgctgaattgtcagtattcgCGTGTAATGGTTCTGTTGGCGGTGTACCATCATGAGAATTTCCTATATGGGGAGTAGCTGGTGTGGCTGGTTGTGATTGAGACTGAGATTGAGACGCTCCCGGAGGAGCATATATCAATCGATAACCAGCTGGTATGAAGAAACCGCCGTGCGGTGTACAACTAAATGTTTGAAAGTTTGGTATCGTTTGATTCTCGTGATATTGAATGTAAGCTCCACTCCCCGTCGTACTTGATATTGGTATAGGCGTGACTAACGATCCAGTGGAGGATACCGCGATATTCGTTCCATCTGGTATTATAGGTGTGAACTGATATTGAGTTGAATTTATAATTGCTGGATTATGCGTTGATTCGAGAGGTTCCGCCATTTCACTCGTATAATTATTAGTAGACTGTTGTGAGGTCACGTTTTGCATGGTTTCAGAAGGCACTACTGGAATTGGAATAACATAAGCGTGAGGTATTCCAGCCGTTGCCTGCTGTGGTTGCAGTTGCAAGGGAGTTTGCTTCAATTTTTGCATAGCTAATCGTAACGTTTCATCGGTATCCGGATAATTACTTGGAGCTTTTTGTAATGGAGTTTGAGGCGTTGTACTAAATACTAAATAGTCTTCTGTACCTGGAAGTCTAGTTTGTCCTGTATTAAATAAAAAACTGTATCATTACGATAGACGATGAAAATGTAATGAACTGTATACAATGACGAAGGATTTTATATCGATATTTTGAGTCGATAATAATTGCTTACCTGCCAGGCTAGTTGCAACCGTATGATAAAGCACCGGATGATGTTGATGGTGATGTTGATGAAGTGCACTTGCTTGCTGTTGTTGTTGAATTAATAACTGTAATTGATGTTGCTGAAAACGTTCCAATTCTTCCCTGTGCCTTCTTTGCAGCGTCTCCAGTTCCATAGTTTGCCTAGGAGAAGATAAGACAGTCAGTTTTTAATTCGTATAAAATCTAACACCTAAGTATTAAAGAAATCAACATACTTTTTTATAAGCAACTGATATTCTTCGCTTGGTGTCAATGTCCAAAGTCTTTCATCTTTTTCCGTTTGCTACAAGTAATATTTCAATGTATTAAGATGTTAAATACATACTGGAAATTATTTAGTAGACATATATTCATAATTAAGATATTTACTTCTACAGTAGGCACACTAATAGGTTGAGTAGCTTGCGCAGGTGGAAGAGAACCTTCACGGCTATGAAGTATTTGTACCGACGTACCTACGATGAAACAATTATTTACATCTTTGACATTGATTGATTTATAGCGTAGTTCCAAAAAGCATATAGTCAATTTCTTACCCTGTATATCGTCCACGTGGTGAAGCTTTGGATCCTCCACTTGTCCTTTGGGCATATCGGCATGCTGCTGCTGATTTGGAATAGTATTATTACTAGGAGGACCTGAGACTTTTGATACCACGAATCTTGATATTTTTCGAACAGGTTGTGCCGTACTAACCTTCTATCAAAATTatagtattattttatttttcaaaagaAACTACTTTCAATAAATGTAGGAACTTACTTCAGGAACATTCTCTTGAGACTCTGTTAGCACTGGAGTGTTTGCATCAGAACGAGATGTAATAACACTTGGAGTAACAGTAGCTACAGGCACAGTTGTTACAGGCGGGACAGTGGTTAACAAACTCTGAGTAGACTGCAGCGATGGTTGCATTTGAATTGAACTAACAGCGGAGACTGGTGGTGTTAGTGGTTGCGGAGACGCCGTTGGAAGAACTGAACCTCTATGGTGAATTTTAGCTAATTCTTGCTCCAGTTCCTGAAGTCGAGATCCAGGCCTCTGTGCTCGAACTTTCACACTCTCTTTACTAGGGCTCATGGTTTCTGATCCCGTGGCAGCTCCTCCTGGTGTCGGACTGTCTAGCGAGCATTCTACATGCTACGCGAGACAATTTTACACAATGCAATTAAATACATATGAACTGAAATACAAGTTACTCTGTTCAGATTCTTTTGATAGTTCAATGAGATCTTACTTACAGTTTGAGAAAGCGCAAGTTGGTGAATGGAGGTTTCCGAAGGCATAACAGAATTGTCAACATTTGTCGAAACATTTGAATCAATCAGAGAAGTAGAAGACTGTATTGTAGTCTGGGGTGATAATGGTCCCTAAAAATATGTGTTGTGTTATTTGTATCTAGtcttatctattgtatttacttTCAAAAATAAATTTGTACTTACTATGCCATGTGATGATGAAACTGGCATACCGATGTTAACAAGCTTCTGTTGTAAAGAATGCATGTATGCATCGTATCCTCCTATTACTTGGTGGTTATGAGGTGTAGCTGGATAACTTATAGGCGGTGTGCCCACATTGAGTGCTTCGGACGGTTGACTCGTTAATTGTACAAGTTTCTGGTGGAGATCCGCTATTGTCTGTGGACCTGTTCCACCCGAACCACTTGCTCCAGTAGTCGTATCTGAGACTTTATCCAATGAGTTCTGTTGACTAAGTTTCCtatgttgctgctgctgttgttgttgttgcaaTATTTGATTTTGTACAAATGTTGCATCTGTAGATTCAACGATTGTATGTTCAGGAGTCACGTCATGGCTAGAAGTCTCGGTTTCCGACAGCAGATGATATTCAGAACTAATACGCCTAATGTTTGAACAGAATAAATGATGATTTAAAATAGATCTAAATAAAGATGACCCAGAATCTAATTTACTTTTTATTACGATATACATACCCAGTTAAAATAGTCCCTTCCTGATTTTCTGTTTCTGCCGTTCTTCCCAAAGGTTGTTGCTCTGGGAGTTTTAAGTGTAACTGAGATTGGTCTACTGTAGCAAAGTTTTCTAAGTTCTGCGCATCTTGTATGACTTGCTGTTGCATAGGCATTGGAATAGTTTGTGGTTGAGTTTGTTGAGTATGTCTTATTGGTGCAGTCTGTTGGATAATATTTTGATTTGTAGGTGTAACCCATTTTCCTTGCGTAGAAATTGTATGAACGGCCACTCCTTGAAAATTTTGTTGTGACATTTGCAATTGAGGATCTATTTGTTGACCTGTATTCAACTGTATCGTTTGTTGCAATGGTATCTGAGCTTGATGAGGTTGCTGATTGACTTGAAATTGTGAAATTCCTTGCTGAGCTATATTTGCTTGATAATTATGCTGTAATTGTGACTGTATTTGGATTTGACTTGCTTCAGGCTGAATAGGTTGGAAATATTGTTCAGGCTGAAGGGTAGGTTTATAATCGAGTATTGTAGTAGTCGCAACATTTACAGCAGGGTTTGGTTCATGCGTGGTTAAACAATGAGGTGTTACTGACTTTGATTTTGGATTGGAAAGTATATTTGCTAAATTCTGTGCCAGATCTGGAAGAGTCGATGAAACTTCTTTTGTCTTGAGTATAACTTTCGGAGTAGTTTCTGTGTTGACTACTTGATGAACAGGAACTGAAACAGGAACAGATGTGTTTGCTGGAACATTCATTATGTTCTGTGGGGCTGTTTGAAGTTGCTGGATCGGTTCTAAAACAGTCTGCGATAGTGACGTAACATTTGATCCTTCTTGTTGGGGAACAAGTTGCACATGTTGTACATGATGCATAGACGCACCAGGTATTAACATCGGTTGCTTTTTATCGTCTGTAAGACTAGCTGTTTCTGATAACTGCGAATCTGTGGACATGTTTGATGCAgtagaaatatttgaaattctacGATTTCTTTCATCGACGATTGCAGTTGGTTGCAATTGCTGTATCGGTCCAGAAAGTATTACATATTGCGGATGTTGCTGTGTCATTTGTGGAGGATGGAATTGCTGCAGCGGTCGCTGAGCTTGCACTTGGCCCTGATGCTGAAGTTCAGATTGAATATGCATTTGTGTCAAATTGTGCTGCACGGTAATTTGTTGTTGCTGTAGTAAAACATTGCATTGCATTTGTTGAGGTTGATACTGTAAATTGATACCGCTGGAAGGAACTTGAGGCTGCAGATCTTTCTGTGATACAGTTATGACATTTTGAGGAATAGGTTGCATTTGTTGAGAACTTTGATGTGTCATCGCAGCTCCCTGTACAATCACATTATGCTGACTAGATTGTGCCGCGTTGATATTTTGCTGCATTTGCGATGCAGGTGGCATTGTTTGTCCTGATGCAATGTTTTGAAGAGGAATTGTTTGTTGTCCCAGTTGTAGTGCTTGAACGTTATCCATTTGTTCCGTAACATATTGAGGATTCTGCATAACCGTTTCAGTGTTAAGTTTTTCAGGCCCAGCCGTAGCTTGTGACTCTAAAACATTCACTTCTAAATCTTCATGCTTTATTTGTCCTTCTTCAGCTGCATTACTTTGAGGTAATACAGCTTGTTGCGTTATTGGAACATTTGATTTGTCTGCAGCTTCTGGAGGTGCAACAGATCCATCCTCTTCATTTGTAAGAACTTTCTGTTCGACTACGGGACTAACTAAAAAGCGTGATATTTTTCGAGTCGGAACTGGTGCAGATATAGTAGCTACTTCTGTAGCTGAAGCATCAGATTGTattgtttctttatttatttcCTTTTCTAGATGATCTGTTGTATCCTGTATAACAGATTCTTTCGGTAATTCGTTTGGTTGATTTCCAGTTGTATCATGCATTAGATTCTGAGTATATGTTGTCGAGCACATAAAGGTTTTAGATACATCTTCTTTAGACTGTTGTAGATCTGAAGCCGCATCTGCAGATGCCACATTAACCACAGTTTCTTGTGTTTCAGTTGGATCGCTTGGTAAATTAGTTGGTGTTAATGTGTCTGTATTCTGCGTAGAGGTAGATGATCGTCTGGATGCCTCGGTAGATGTGTTTTCAGGACCCACTTGACTGTCAGGTGTTTGTGCAGTCTGTTGCTTTTCCGTGGATGCACCAGTGGAGGTAATATGAGAAATGATTTGATCAATTGGCAACAATTTCGTTGGAGTAGAGGTATTGGAAGTTTCGTCTCTCTGGAAATATATAACGTACAATTATTCAGATGAAACTATATTTTTTTACCACGAGATGATTGTAATACATATGAACAAAACAGAACTATGCTATAAACTAAAACATCTatttataaaatacactaaacaaCATGTTCGAAGGAAAACACAAGTATGTATCGCTGTTAATGAGTATATATTTCGGAATTCAAGTtttattaattctattttaactTATATCTCGAAGGGAGATTATATTATTATGAAGCAATAGAATTTTCCTAAAACGTGTTTTTAGCTGCAAATTAAATGGGAATATCAACAGTGATAATATTTGTATCGTAAATAGCCTACGCGTGATGAACTTAAAACATAGGAGGTGTCGTCATATGAGCTTGCTGTGCCGTAAAAGATACACAAATGTCCGAACACAATGTAACCGTGAATCAAAAAGGATGCACAAACGTCCACGATTGTACAACGAAGTACAGGATGCAGGAAAAGGTACGGCGGGGACGATGAACTCACCGAACGGTGTCTACGATGGACTTTGTACGACGATCGGTGGCTGCTTTGACGAGTTAGCGAGCCATGTCTCACCTGCTGCGTCCAAAACGATACACACCAATTATATGTACATCCTTGTTTTTCTTTAGTGTCATGAGATACACATTTCGAGCATAACTACCAAGCTATTCTAATAACGAATTCTAACAAACATGTGTTATAATTTCATTACTTTGAAAGTCGAACTTCAAAGATATGACGACAAttgtttcatttaaaattttttttactataaatgaaacagtcctTGTGATTCCCATTATGGACTTTTGTGTATCAAATTCTTAAATACTAATTGATAATGTTACCGATAttcatttgaatatttttttttatacctattttgtttttattttcttcaacTTTTAATTAAAACTGTTACCTTAGCTGTATCAAGACTGTGGTCACGATCCCTAGGTCGACGACTTGTAACTGGACTACCTCCAGCAGATTGATCCGGTGGACCATGTGCCACTATCGGCAAAGCACGCGTAGGGTCCAAACGCAATTGTTTAACGATATCTTCAATCAATTCTACAAATGTTTCGCATTGAGATTGAGGCAATAAATTTTCTGCAACCTATGACGAAATAAGTTAGTCAGTAACAATTTCATAACGTTGAAACGAAACCATAATGTAATTTAATAAGAAATGTACATTATCTACTTACCAAATTATTAGCAATATCAGTGGGCACCATATCATCTCTATCGAATTTAAATGTCACTGTCTTTTGTTTGCTTGTATCTAATTGGCATTCCACGGTAACAGATTGTCCCTCGCCGCTGGTTACAGACAGAACAGTTAATTTGATACCAGGTTTTTTGCGTTTCGTTCCAGATCTCTTTACTCTACATCTTTCAGAGGAAGCGGCATTTTCAGAGCCCTCCTGAGATACTCTGTAAAAGCAAAACACTCGGTTAAATTTGTACAGAAATCCtatttataaaatgattaaaattTCGTGATTTACCCTTCGCTTGGCACTGCGGTTTGCGAAGTTACATTCGCGTTAATTAAATTAGTTGCATTTGCTTGATCTTGAATGCTAGATGGTAAATCTGCTGGCAAAGATTGTACAGAATCCATTGTGTCCTGTTTGGGTAAAGAAGACCTATCTGTAGTAGAACACTGTTCCGTACTCGAAACAAAATGTTGTTGATGCTGTGTAGTTGTTGTTGATTGTACAGTGACATTCATTGCAGATGATATCGGTACAGAAGTAGGTACATTAGGATTCTGCGAGTACTGCATTTGAACCAAAACGTTTGGTTGTGGTTGAGCCTGATGTCCACCATTTGAAAGAAGCGTAGCTGCATTTTGCATAGTTGGAATTGTAGAAGCTGCTGCATTTTGTATATGAGTTGCTGTTGTAGGGTTTTGAATGTTCATAGTGGATGGTACAGAAGTTTGAACCTGTCCTGTTTGCTGTTGCTGTATGTAAGGCTGTGAAGTTGGAGGTGCTGAAGTTCCAGAAATATTTGCATGGGGATACATTTGAGTCGTAGGTTGATTAGATGTTAAAATTTCAACATGTCCAGTGGGATTAGAATTGGTGTACGAATGATACATTTGCTGAGATATATTTTGCTGGTACAAGGACTGTGTAGTATATCCTGTACTTCCTGTAGTATTTTGTTGATAATACTGTTGATTTTGAACTGCTGGGGTACCCACTGAAACTTGATGCACTTGTTGAACATGCTGCACCTGTGGCTGTGAGTATTGTACTGGTTGAGTTTGTTGAATTTGCTGATGAACCTGTTGTTGCTGTGACAAAATTTGTATCTGCGGTTGCATTTGTTGCTGCATCTGATGACTCATTTGCTGAGGTACATTCATTTGATTCAGCTGTATGTACTGTTGTTGTTGATGTAAATGTTGTTGCTGTGGTATTTGTTGAGTTACTTGAGGAAATTGTGGTTGAGTTTGCACAGTCTGTGGAGTGGAACATTGCGAAGAAGTAGGATTTAAATTTTGCGAAACATGCTGTGAGTActgttgctgttgttgttgctgctgctgctgttggtaCTGTTGCTGCAATTGTTGTTGGTATTGCTGTTGATATTGAACTTGTTGCTGCGGGACTTGAGGTACTTGTTGTATTTGTTGCGCCTGCTGAGGCTGCACGACAGATGTTTGTTGTTGTATTAATGGTTGCTGTTGAACTAACTGAACTTGTTGTGGTTGTAAATTATGTTGTTGAGGTTGTTGCTGAGCAGATTGcatttgttgttgttgttgaagAGGTATTTGGTTTTGTTGTAACTGTATTTGTACTTGACCCTGTATTTGAATGCCCATGTTTGATTGCagttgttgttgctgttgttgtaATTGCATTTGTTGAAGTAATAATTGTTGTTGTAATAAATTCTCATTAGCTGTATTGGTTGTGTCTGCTTCCCTGTCTAAacgttctttttcttctttggcTTTACGTTCTTCTCTTTCTCGTAGTAAAGTAGTAATTTGTGATTTCAACATTTTTGCTACAGCTTTAACATCCTCTTCAAGTATCAAGCTGGATTTAGCCATTTCTGAAGCTACCTCCTCTGCATTGTCAGCTTGTATGTCAAAGTCAAATTGTATCG contains:
- the Wnk gene encoding wnk kinase isoform X5; translation: MPRCCNENKAVSSVSTSRKHNTEDILLTQTRGFSIGNQLELDEDSPIVEKSHRRVRCDLSPVPTNTSANLNIKLLSIKGDRNIRQDHQVSTGSGGYRERERESKKRAAIGNTVRGLLSSGHSRQDRYETNRQRSSGGSGLSSLCPKLVASGGGSSQGGISLAVGHLASQEGGGPCSVVTSQRIHNHTHKRQRKLSIVSQAGTSAHNSGKTSSISRSSTTICKKQIRAQRTDHSADSLSITSNGVASNSPSSKKKVLSALRISEKSTSRNLNSPSLDNENECSFSDAEEAITATENVFNVPGSSSTPSTPVNRVKSKKLDENETNVECSISEEGAELSQNISDKKVLDSNEEKVSPEYSESSKISNITRKISANSIDEEIITQSKQKVFSASSVNTKSSNSENRTSRSRSKYITDRVIEQQSNKNSKEMDMEKTTDTIITSTDTSTCSMANSKNSDKTKRKISSELSKSTDIEEKDVSVKDSEEGISGYKKNIQNEEVVKSSRFVTSKVSEEIVETDTKDIETQREEVEGVTIYDEDDNGTSISDIVAAQALHESLSKLGKVPPLDTEMEDVKDTSADDETKMEKDSQKEVTTQEEAVEGFIGPLLDENFKVDEKLTQKTMAMEEVRNLLMKVKVQTVEDDDDEEKAVGISPDGRFLKFEEEIGRGSFKTVYRGLDTQTGVAVAWCELQEKKLNKTERLRFREEAEMLKGLQHPNIVRFYDYWEVTLTRRKYIVLVTELMTSGTLKTYLRRFKKINPKVVKSWCRQILKGLSFLHSRSPPIIHRDLKCDNIFITGTTGSVKIGDLGLATLKNRSFAKSVIGTPEFMAPEMYEEHYDESVDVYAFGMCMLEMATSEYPYSECTGPAQIYKRVVSGVKPQSYDKVENPEVREIIEMCIRLKKEERPLVKDLLNHEFFADDVGLKLEMVSRDSAVADAELSRVEFRLRVLDPKKRTNKHKENEAIQFDFDIQADNAEEVASEMAKSSLILEEDVKAVAKMLKSQITTLLREREERKAKEEKERLDREADTTNTANENLLQQQLLLQQMQLQQQQQQLQSNMGIQIQGQVQIQLQQNQIPLQQQQQMQSAQQQPQQHNLQPQQVQLVQQQPLIQQQTSVVQPQQAQQIQQVPQVPQQQVQYQQQYQQQLQQQYQQQQQQQQQQQYSQHVSQNLNPTSSQCSTPQTVQTQPQFPQVTQQIPQQQHLHQQQQYIQLNQMNVPQQMSHQMQQQMQPQIQILSQQQQVHQQIQQTQPVQYSQPQVQHVQQVHQVSVGTPAVQNQQYYQQNTTGSTGYTTQSLYQQNISQQMYHSYTNSNPTGHVEILTSNQPTTQMYPHANISGTSAPPTSQPYIQQQQTGQVQTSVPSTMNIQNPTTATHIQNAAASTIPTMQNAATLLSNGGHQAQPQPNVLVQMQYSQNPNVPTSVPISSAMNVTVQSTTTTQHQQHFVSSTEQCSTTDRSSLPKQDTMDSVQSLPADLPSSIQDQANATNLINANVTSQTAVPSEGVSQEGSENAASSERCRVKRSGTKRKKPGIKLTVLSVTSGEGQSVTVECQLDTSKQKTVTFKFDRDDMVPTDIANNLVAENLLPQSQCETFVELIEDIVKQLRLDPTRALPIVAHGPPDQSAGGSPVTSRRPRDRDHSLDTAKQVRHGSLTRQSSHRSSYKVHRRHRSRDETSNTSTPTKLLPIDQIISHITSTGASTEKQQTAQTPDSQVGPENTSTEASRRSSTSTQNTDTLTPTNLPSDPTETQETVVNVASADAASDLQQSKEDVSKTFMCSTTYTQNLMHDTTGNQPNELPKESVIQDTTDHLEKEINKETIQSDASATEVATISAPVPTRKISRFLVSPVVEQKVLTNEEDGSVAPPEAADKSNVPITQQAVLPQSNAAEEGQIKHEDLEVNVLESQATAGPEKLNTETVMQNPQYVTEQMDNVQALQLGQQTIPLQNIASGQTMPPASQMQQNINAAQSSQHNVIVQGAAMTHQSSQQMQPIPQNVITVSQKDLQPQVPSSGINLQYQPQQMQCNVLLQQQQITVQHNLTQMHIQSELQHQGQVQAQRPLQQFHPPQMTQQHPQYVILSGPIQQLQPTAIVDERNRRISNISTASNMSTDSQLSETASLTDDKKQPMLIPGASMHHVQHVQLVPQQEGSNVTSLSQTVLEPIQQLQTAPQNIMNVPANTSVPVSVPVHQVVNTETTPKVILKTKEVSSTLPDLAQNLANILSNPKSKSVTPHCLTTHEPNPAVNVATTTILDYKPTLQPEQYFQPIQPEASQIQIQSQLQHNYQANIAQQGISQFQVNQQPHQAQIPLQQTIQLNTGQQIDPQLQMSQQNFQGVAVHTISTQGKWVTPTNQNIIQQTAPIRHTQQTQPQTIPMPMQQQVIQDAQNLENFATVDQSQLHLKLPEQQPLGRTAETENQEGTILTGRISSEYHLLSETETSSHDVTPEHTIVESTDATFVQNQILQQQQQQQQHRKLSQQNSLDKVSDTTTGASGSGGTGPQTIADLHQKLVQLTSQPSEALNVGTPPISYPATPHNHQVIGGYDAYMHSLQQKLVNIGMPVSSSHGIGPLSPQTTIQSSTSLIDSNVSTNVDNSVMPSETSIHQLALSQTHVECSLDSPTPGGAATGSETMSPSKESVKVRAQRPGSRLQELEQELAKIHHRGSVLPTASPQPLTPPVSAVSSIQMQPSLQSTQSLLTTVPPVTTVPVATVTPSVITSRSDANTPVLTESQENVPEQQHADMPKGQVEDPKLHHVDDIQGTSVQILHSREGSLPPAQATQPISVPTVEQTEKDERLWTLTPSEEYQLLIKKQTMELETLQRRHREELERFQQHQLQLLIQQQQQASALHQHHHQHHPVLYHTVATSLAGQTRLPGTEDYLVFSTTPQTPLQKAPSNYPDTDETLRLAMQKLKQTPLQLQPQQATAGIPHAYVIPIPVVPSETMQNVTSQQSTNNYTSEMAEPLESTHNPAIINSTQYQFTPIIPDGTNIAVSSTGSLVTPIPISSTTGSGAYIQYHENQTIPNFQTFSCTPHGGFFIPAGYRLIYAPPGASQSQSQSQPATPATPHIGNSHDGTPPTEPLHANTDNSAAPSSHTDQ
- the Wnk gene encoding wnk kinase isoform X3, with protein sequence MPRCCNENKAVSSVSTSRKHNTEDILLTQTRGFSIGNQLELDEDSPIVEKSHRRVRCDLSPVPTNTSANLNIKLLSIKGDRNIRQDHQVSTGSGGYRERERESKKRAAIGNTVRGLLSSGHSRQDRYETNRQRSSGGSGLSSLCPKLVASGGGSSQGGISLAVGHLASQEGGGPCSVVTSQRIHNHTHKRQRKLSIVSQAGTSAHNSGKTSSISRSSTTICKKQIRAQRTDHSADSLSITSNGVASNSPSSKKKVLSALRISEKSTSRNLNSPSLDNENECSFSDAEEAITATENVFNVPGSSSTPSTPVNRVKSKKLDENETNVECSISEEGAELSQNISDKKVLDSNEEKVSPEYSESSKISNITRKISANSIDEEIITQSKQKVFSASSVNTKSSNSENRTSRSRSKYITDRVIEQQSNKNSKEMDMEKTTDTIITSTDTSTCSMANSKNSDKTKRKISSELSKSTDIEEKDVSVKDSEEGISGYKKNIQNEEVVKSSRFVTSKVSEEIVETDTKDIETQREEVEGVTIYDEDDNGTSISDIVAAQALHESLSKLGKVPPLDTEMEDVKDTSADDETKMEKDSQKEVTTQEEAVEGFIGPLLDENFKVDEKLTQKTMAMEEVRNLLMKVKVQTVEDDDDEEKAVGISPDGRFLKFEEEIGRGSFKTVYRGLDTQTGVAVAWCELQEKKLNKTERLRFREEAEMLKGLQHPNIVRFYDYWEVTLTRRKYIVLVTELMTSGTLKTYLRRFKKINPKVVKSWCRQILKGLSFLHSRSPPIIHRDLKCDNIFITGTTGSVKIGDLGLATLKNRSFAKSVIGTPEFMAPEMYEEHYDESVDVYAFGMCMLEMATSEYPYSECTGPAQIYKRVVSGVKPQSYDKVENPEVREIIEMCIRLKKEERPLVKDLLNHEFFADDVGLKLEMVSRDSAVADAELSRVEFRLRVLDPKKRTNKHKENEAIQFDFDIQADNAEEVASEMAKSSLILEEDVKAVAKMLKSQITTLLREREERKAKEEKERLDREADTTNTANENLLQQQLLLQQMQLQQQQQQLQSNMGIQIQGQVQIQLQQNQIPLQQQQQMQSAQQQPQQHNLQPQQVQLVQQQPLIQQQTSVVQPQQAQQIQQVPQVPQQQVQYQQQYQQQLQQQYQQQQQQQQQQQYSQHVSQNLNPTSSQCSTPQTVQTQPQFPQVTQQIPQQQHLHQQQQYIQLNQMNVPQQMSHQMQQQMQPQIQILSQQQQVHQQIQQTQPVQYSQPQVQHVQQVHQVSVGTPAVQNQQYYQQNTTGSTGYTTQSLYQQNISQQMYHSYTNSNPTGHVEILTSNQPTTQMYPHANISGTSAPPTSQPYIQQQQTGQVQTSVPSTMNIQNPTTATHIQNAAASTIPTMQNAATLLSNGGHQAQPQPNVLVQMQYSQNPNVPTSVPISSAMNVTVQSTTTTQHQQHFVSSTEQCSTTDRSSLPKQDTMDSVQSLPADLPSSIQDQANATNLINANVTSQTAVPSEGVSQEGSENAASSERCRVKRSGTKRKKPGIKLTVLSVTSGEGQSVTVECQLDTSKQKTVTFKFDRDDMVPTDIANNLVAENLLPQSQCETFVELIEDIVKQLRLDPTRALPIVAHGPPDQSAGGSPVTSRRPRDRDHSLDTAKQVRHGSLTRQSSHRSSYKVHRRHRSRDETSNTSTPTKLLPIDQIISHITSTGASTEKQQTAQTPDSQVGPENTSTEASRRSSTSTQNTDTLTPTNLPSDPTETQETVVNVASADAASDLQQSKEDVSKTFMCSTTYTQNLMHDTTGNQPNELPKESVIQDTTDHLEKEINKETIQSDASATEVATISAPVPTRKISRFLVSPVVEQKVLTNEEDGSVAPPEAADKSNVPITQQAVLPQSNAAEEGQIKHEDLEVNVLESQATAGPEKLNTETVMQNPQYVTEQMDNVQALQLGQQTIPLQNIASGQTMPPASQMQQNINAAQSSQHNVIVQGAAMTHQSSQQMQPIPQNVITVSQKDLQPQVPSSGINLQYQPQQMQCNVLLQQQQITVQHNLTQMHIQSELQHQGQVQAQRPLQQFHPPQMTQQHPQYVILSGPIQQLQPTAIVDERNRRISNISTASNMSTDSQLSETASLTDDKKQPMLIPGASMHHVQHVQLVPQQEGSNVTSLSQTVLEPIQQLQTAPQNIMNVPANTSVPVSVPVHQVVNTETTPKVILKTKEVSSTLPDLAQNLANILSNPKSKSVTPHCLTTHEPNPAVNVATTTILDYKPTLQPEQYFQPIQPEASQIQIQSQLQHNYQANIAQQGISQFQVNQQPHQAQIPLQQTIQLNTGQQIDPQLQMSQQNFQGVAVHTISTQGKWVTPTNQNIIQQTAPIRHTQQTQPQTIPMPMQQQVIQDAQNLENFATVDQSQLHLKLPEQQPLGRTAETENQEGTILTGRISSEYHLLSETETSSHDVTPEHTIVESTDATFVQNQILQQQQQQQQHRKLSQQNSLDKVSDTTTGASGSGGTGPQTIADLHQKLVQLTSQPSEALNVGTPPISYPATPHNHQVIGGYDAYMHSLQQKLVNIGMPVSSSHGIGPLSPQTTIQSSTSLIDSNVSTNVDNSVMPSETSIHQLALSQTHVECSLDSPTPGGAATGSETMSPSKESVKVRAQRPGSRLQELEQELAKIHHRGSVLPTASPQPLTPPVSAVSSIQMQPSLQSTQSLLTTVPPVTTVPVATVTPSVITSRSDANTPVLTESQENVPEVSTAQPVRKISRFVVSKVSGPPSNNTIPNQQQHADMPKGQVEDPKLHHVDDIQGTSVQILHSREGSLPPAQATQPISVPTVEQTEKDERLWTLTPSEEYQLLIKKQTMELETLQRRHREELERFQQHQLQLLIQQQQQASALHQHHHQHHPVLYHTVATSLAGQTRLPGTEDYLVFSTTPQTPLQKAPSNYPDTDETLRLAMQKLKQTPLQLQPQQATAGIPHAYVIPIPVVPSETMQNVTSQQSTNNYTSEMAEPLESTHNPAIINSTQYQFTPIIPDGTNIAVSSTGSLVTPIPISSTTGSGAYIQYHENQTIPNFQTFSCTPHGGFFIPAGYRLIYAPPGASQSQSQSQPATPATPHIGNSHDGTPPTEPLHANTDNSAAPSSHTDQ